From a region of the Nonlabens sp. Hel1_33_55 genome:
- a CDS encoding MutS-related protein encodes MKELLSIYEARVERFSLSRKRYNQQLRISGVVRLLVFVAAVAGIYFFSNSWQIVTVFVIAGIAGFLFLVARHENLKKTRNYYDALQQLNEQEIEIGKGNFHHLDDGAQFNDDDHDYSRDIDLFGIGSFFQFLNRTALKDGKRLLASRLMANDIHDIPKRQEALQELSKMLDYRQDYQATASLLDNDTKPSVVKTWINDYKNFVPQIFSWLGYVQLAVSIVIGVLYAMDAISGWWLLGIFLIGLVIFSKYAAKIIELNKYISELEEFFTQYGKLIELIEQADFKSEILQELKAKVITDGKPASSRLHDLGRALVRLDQGNNLLVGIFINAFALWNLKQVHSIEQWLTANKSYIAPWLDAVAEMDALNSLGNFVYNHPNYIFPEIQSGDFKFKATEAVHPLLNPQKAVGNPIEIKSGEFFIITGANMAGKSTFLRTISMSIVMANTGLPICASNAKYAPIKLITSMRTSDSLKDDESYFFSELKRLKFIVDKMEHEKYFIVLDEILKGTNSVDKASGSRKLIEKLTLKQATGIIATHDLSLTDVATEHEHISNYYFDAQIIDDELFFDYTFKNGVATNMNASFLLKKMGIV; translated from the coding sequence TTGAAAGAACTACTCTCTATTTATGAAGCGCGTGTTGAACGGTTTTCGCTTTCGCGAAAGCGATACAATCAGCAACTACGCATCTCTGGTGTCGTTAGGTTATTAGTTTTTGTCGCCGCTGTCGCAGGGATATATTTTTTCTCAAATTCTTGGCAGATAGTTACCGTCTTTGTAATCGCTGGAATAGCAGGTTTTCTGTTTCTTGTTGCTCGCCATGAGAACCTTAAAAAGACGCGTAATTATTACGATGCGTTACAGCAACTCAACGAGCAGGAAATTGAAATAGGAAAAGGCAATTTTCATCATCTGGATGATGGTGCTCAATTCAATGATGACGATCACGATTACAGTCGCGATATCGATTTGTTTGGAATAGGATCGTTTTTTCAGTTTTTGAATAGAACGGCTTTAAAGGATGGAAAGCGATTGCTCGCTTCGAGGTTAATGGCAAATGACATTCACGACATTCCTAAACGTCAAGAAGCGCTTCAGGAATTGAGTAAAATGCTAGACTATAGGCAGGATTATCAAGCCACGGCTTCATTGCTGGATAATGATACGAAGCCTTCTGTGGTAAAAACGTGGATCAATGACTATAAAAACTTTGTACCACAGATATTTTCGTGGCTTGGATATGTTCAATTAGCAGTTTCCATAGTGATTGGTGTGCTGTATGCCATGGATGCGATAAGCGGCTGGTGGTTGTTGGGAATTTTCCTGATCGGACTCGTGATTTTCAGTAAATACGCCGCAAAAATTATTGAACTTAACAAGTACATTTCTGAACTGGAAGAGTTTTTCACACAATATGGCAAGCTCATAGAACTCATCGAACAAGCCGATTTCAAAAGCGAGATTCTCCAAGAATTGAAAGCTAAAGTCATCACAGATGGCAAACCGGCTTCAAGTAGGTTGCATGATTTGGGTCGTGCTCTGGTTCGATTAGATCAGGGAAATAATCTTTTGGTTGGAATATTTATTAACGCTTTTGCTTTATGGAATTTGAAGCAGGTTCATTCCATTGAACAATGGTTGACCGCCAATAAAAGTTACATAGCACCATGGCTAGATGCCGTTGCGGAGATGGATGCATTGAACTCGCTAGGGAATTTTGTCTATAATCATCCCAATTACATTTTCCCAGAAATACAATCTGGTGACTTTAAATTCAAGGCTACGGAAGCTGTTCATCCATTATTGAATCCGCAGAAAGCTGTTGGAAATCCTATTGAAATAAAATCGGGTGAGTTTTTCATCATCACCGGCGCTAACATGGCTGGGAAAAGTACCTTTTTGCGAACTATTTCCATGTCTATCGTGATGGCAAATACTGGTTTGCCTATTTGTGCTAGCAATGCAAAATATGCGCCTATTAAATTGATCACCAGTATGCGAACCAGCGATTCTTTGAAAGATGATGAGTCTTATTTCTTCAGCGAGTTGAAACGTTTGAAGTTTATTGTAGATAAGATGGAGCATGAAAAGTATTTCATAGTTCTTGATGAAATTCTCAAAGGAACAAACAGTGTCGATAAAGCTAGCGGTTCCAGAAAACTGATCGAGAAATTAACACTCAAGCAAGCAACGGGAATCATTGCAACACACGACCTAAGCCTTACAGATGTTGCCACAGAACACGAACACATCTCCAACTATTATTTTGATGCGCAGATCATCGATGATGAATTATTCTTTGATTACACTTTTAAAAATGGTGTCGCAACTAATATGAATGCGAGTTTCTTGTTGAAGAAAATGGGGATTGTTTAG
- a CDS encoding tetratricopeptide repeat protein yields MKNLFLVLGLIMCGSALGQSAFAKAEQLYKQSNYKAALPIFLDLLKENPKDQKILRYTGQTYGKLEQFENATSIYKRLLDTNESKAEYHFFYGGAMGMWAKNASKFKALGLLDDVKFHLKKAAELDSKHIDSRWALVQLYTELPGIIGGSFSTARSYAGQLKKISPVDGYLAYGYVDEYDKEYSEAETAYKNAIKVGGSPLTYIKLASLYADKMDRPADAKAILKKGYEVHKDAQLLAELKKLNS; encoded by the coding sequence ATGAAAAATCTTTTTCTTGTTCTGGGTCTTATTATGTGTGGTAGTGCTTTGGGGCAGTCCGCTTTCGCGAAAGCGGAACAGCTATACAAACAATCCAATTATAAAGCGGCATTACCAATATTCTTGGATCTTTTAAAGGAAAATCCAAAGGACCAAAAAATATTGCGTTACACAGGCCAGACCTATGGGAAGCTTGAGCAATTTGAAAACGCGACAAGTATCTACAAGCGATTGCTGGATACAAATGAGTCCAAAGCAGAATACCATTTCTTCTACGGTGGCGCCATGGGAATGTGGGCAAAAAATGCATCTAAATTCAAGGCTTTAGGTTTGCTAGACGATGTTAAATTTCATCTTAAAAAAGCAGCAGAACTTGATTCAAAACACATTGACAGCCGCTGGGCGCTGGTTCAGTTATACACAGAATTACCAGGAATCATAGGCGGTTCCTTTTCTACCGCGCGCAGTTATGCTGGTCAACTGAAGAAAATTTCACCAGTAGACGGTTACTTGGCCTACGGATATGTTGATGAATACGACAAAGAATATTCTGAAGCAGAAACAGCCTATAAAAATGCCATTAAAGTAGGTGGCTCACCGTTGACTTACATAAAACTGGCTAGTCTATATGCCGATAAAATGGATCGCCCAGCAGATGCTAAAGCGATTTTGAAAAAAGGTTATGAGGTTCATAAAGATGCTCAATTACTAGCCGAGCTAAAGAAATTGAATTCTTAG
- a CDS encoding UDP-N-acetylmuramate--L-alanine ligase, translating into MRVHFIAIGGSAMHNLALALHHKGYKVTGSDDAIYEPSKSRLEKKKLLPKKMGWFPEKITSDLDAVILGMHAKADNPELLKAQELGLKIYSYPEYLFEQSKDKTRVVIGGSHGKTTITSMILHVMHYHDKEVDYMVGAQLEGFDTMVHLTDDNEFVVLEGDEYLSSPIDRRPKFHLYQPNIALISGIAWDHINVFPDYENYVAQFEEFVDLMKNGSILVYNEEDPEVKRIAEASIKPTRKHAYKVPEHTVDNGKTYLETPEGDMPIEIFGKHNLSNLAGAKWICQHMGIDEDDFYEAIASFKGASKRLEKIAENQKSVIYKDFAHSPSKVEATTNAVAEQYSERKTIACLELHTFSSLNPEFLKEYANTLDAADVAVVFYSPDAVELKGLDPISKDQIKEAFNQDDLIVMTDPAAFKDWLYEQKLAHTVLLLMSSGNYGGLDFEKLDKLI; encoded by the coding sequence ATGCGCGTACATTTTATCGCGATAGGCGGCAGCGCCATGCACAATCTTGCTCTTGCTCTTCACCATAAAGGTTATAAAGTCACCGGTAGCGACGATGCTATTTATGAACCCAGTAAAAGCCGTCTAGAAAAGAAAAAACTACTGCCCAAAAAGATGGGTTGGTTTCCAGAGAAAATCACCAGCGATCTAGATGCCGTCATACTAGGAATGCATGCTAAAGCTGACAACCCAGAACTTCTCAAAGCCCAAGAATTAGGTTTAAAAATCTATAGCTATCCTGAATATCTTTTTGAACAATCAAAGGATAAAACGCGAGTCGTTATAGGTGGATCGCATGGTAAGACAACCATTACATCCATGATTTTACATGTAATGCATTATCATGATAAAGAAGTAGATTATATGGTTGGTGCACAGTTGGAAGGGTTTGATACTATGGTGCACTTGACTGATGATAATGAATTTGTGGTCTTGGAAGGTGATGAATACCTCTCCAGCCCTATTGATCGCAGACCCAAGTTCCATTTATATCAGCCGAATATTGCTTTGATTTCTGGTATCGCCTGGGATCATATCAATGTATTTCCTGATTATGAAAACTATGTAGCACAATTTGAAGAATTTGTCGATCTCATGAAAAACGGAAGTATTCTGGTTTACAACGAGGAAGATCCAGAAGTGAAACGCATAGCAGAAGCAAGTATAAAACCTACCAGAAAACACGCTTATAAAGTTCCGGAACATACGGTGGACAATGGTAAAACCTATCTAGAAACACCAGAAGGTGACATGCCAATTGAGATTTTTGGCAAACATAATTTGAGCAACCTTGCTGGCGCGAAATGGATTTGCCAACACATGGGAATTGATGAAGATGATTTTTATGAAGCCATTGCAAGTTTCAAAGGAGCCTCCAAACGTCTAGAAAAAATCGCCGAAAATCAGAAAAGCGTTATTTATAAAGATTTTGCCCATTCACCCAGTAAGGTAGAAGCCACCACCAACGCCGTTGCAGAACAATACAGCGAGCGCAAAACCATAGCCTGTCTAGAACTACACACCTTTTCAAGTCTCAACCCAGAATTTTTAAAGGAGTACGCAAATACTCTTGATGCAGCTGATGTTGCCGTTGTCTTTTATAGTCCAGATGCTGTAGAATTGAAGGGTCTAGATCCTATTTCTAAAGATCAAATCAAGGAAGCCTTTAATCAGGATGATTTGATTGTGATGACTGATCCTGCAGCGTTTAAAGATTGGCTGTACGAGCAAAAACTGGCTCATACCGTGTTACTATTGATGAGCAGCGGTAACTACGGCGGACTTGATTTTGAGAAGTTGGATAAATTGATTTAA
- a CDS encoding MmcQ/YjbR family DNA-binding protein: MNKKGTTEEMPFDNETLVFKVMGKMFMLLGLGRWERGEQAINVKCDPQTAIELREQFDGVVVGAFHMSKKHWNTIRVNQSMPDVEVFTWIDHSYELVVSGMTKKLQAELKLLD, translated from the coding sequence TTGAATAAGAAGGGCACAACTGAAGAAATGCCTTTTGACAACGAGACGCTTGTGTTCAAGGTCATGGGCAAGATGTTCATGTTGTTGGGCCTTGGTCGATGGGAACGAGGCGAGCAAGCCATTAATGTCAAGTGCGATCCACAGACGGCTATTGAGCTGCGAGAGCAATTTGACGGTGTCGTGGTTGGCGCATTTCACATGAGCAAGAAACACTGGAATACTATTAGAGTCAATCAATCCATGCCAGATGTTGAGGTTTTTACATGGATCGATCACAGCTATGAGCTGGTGGTTTCTGGAATGACAAAAAAACTACAAGCCGAATTAAAATTACTGGATTGA
- a CDS encoding MG2 domain-containing protein: MKHFIFLAVFSFFGFQMLTAQDYTEQWRELETFEAANKLEDAQVILDDIASKAKRNKDETQLVKVFIFQSKFWLVKEEDAQKKVIAELDQRIASSKFPERNIYYSIKGQLLQQYLDENRWRINDRTNTEAGGDDFMAWDLKTFYSEISGVFQKSLADSDKLSKINIADYDAILQIKPLGRELRPSLLDVLAHHALDFYKTSAYGITMPRDNFTVTKENGFLPTEELIKLKRPANDTLYSSYDVIQLYATLEQLHKKRNEIPAYLGAVDERLEFVKDQVINNEDLPQLVSLYNNLIIQYAENGAITMIQHSLAEYYFQRSNNAENDNKLAHRQQAISIAKAAIEKHPETYGSLQCTRLLSQIYQPSLSSQLQSNIIPNKPSRGVISYRNATDATVYYIKVAQDYDQKKGLRDSIHNATFQKALKANSFAHLEVAMLPKGDDTFDHTYEYAIPGLEKGKYLVLIKQKNQVKLSSGTFMDVSNLALSNHSTAGNTVFTATERDTGKPMEDVIVNIFNDEARTANYRGKTNKDGQVSFLLNNEYYNRKVEASKNGDTLSTRFYNSYYRDNSAETEKQVKAFIYLDRAIYRPGQKVYFKSIVVENENNRSRVLPNESFKVVVEDVNGKEIFTQELVTNAYGSVNGSFNLPSEVLTGEFSIYLESDEEGSYWDNVDDYMDGDIYFQVEEYKRPRFKTDFKEVTETYIIGDSVKVTGFAKALLGSNITDAPVVYTVTRIANVPYWKYGYIPVDQQVIANDTTITKADGTFTIPFKALPDSTLVAKDIESNYNYRIEASVTDINGETRTAETTVRVGYKPIEVQISRNGMLTVKNNEVQVIARNLNGKPVNATIELQIRSNINSDHVIVESGLEEAEFHELNLQEYRNQFPVAELRKEEKTEDWKNTPIIFKTTITTDSLTTIKIPITQQWKNGNYIIYAKAVEAGKNLNLDNEKGFVEEKQEAQIWANKDLPATPSIISHDVSVDGDQAIVNFYTSTDGVYIYLTTYDSKRILESKWIYLPNGKTTMKFAMGKALGKALKFQYHTYKYNDFRSGSFEATKPVKPTQQFAITTQAFRNKLYPGENEEWSFTIKDQDSTGMQAEVLASMYDKSLDEFASSSWSGFSFYNRNYDFYPSTANELAGATTVYVSAGLPYVSAPSFSLDKEQLNLYGLTFKNFEYRYRDYKRTLWRKLTPVGPIAGKIVGKVTDASGSPILGALILIKGTNIATTTDFDGNYVIDAEQGDSLVISFSGYDPASILVKGAVENISLETSLDAVVVQAYRTTAKISSPAVEDRPNASVTQRLEGQVAGLNVISGQPGANTLIQLRGASSVNGDSEPLIIVDGVPMTEAEFRAIDPNNVQEVAVLKDANATSIYGNRGANGVIIISTKKGVSTADIVNEYLALQNVQVRKNLDETAFFLPELYTDEKGNLKFSFTSPEALTQWKFRLFAHNKQAQTAQFEGMVQTQKELSLVPNPPRFLRETDTIRFSTKVANLSGKPMSGKATLKLFDALTMQPIDQELGNAQNIQSFEAATGGNASVNWTFHIPKGTQAVTYRVLATSGNFSDGEENTLPVLTNRMLVTESRALWVRAGETESVTLDKLANSPSSTRTNHQLTFEYTSNPSWYAIQSLPYLMEFEHECSEQTFSRYYSNAVAAHILNSNPKVKEVFESWAANDVPASNLEKNEELKSVILAHTPWLRDAQSEAEKQKRLATLFDLARTAREKKKTLAKLEAQQMGDGGFPWFAGGRFSEYITRHIAAGIGHLNKLEINDGDRPQTDRIYENAIKALDRSWEKSFNEYLKTNKTLDKYIFGVDYWHYQYARSFMKDQNLTGVLKTGREFAFAKAETNFSSQSIYQQLLMSISLERAGNGILAEKIVEGLRQTAVNSHENGMYWKENVTGYNWYSSNIETQALAIETFSEVGNNDKNVEELKVWLLQNKRTNRWKSTKATADATYALLLQGNQLLDVQESNVIKWGDKAIPESLMADVKKEAGTGYFKVSLKEEEVKPVYAKVEVKNESEVTGYGGLYWQYFEDLDKITVDDDLPMSIKKRLFKKVNTDSGKRLVEITADDALEIGDLVTVRMEIRSTKDLDFVHLKDMRASGFEPVDVISKYKYQDGLGYYQSTKDVATHFFFDQLKPGTYVFEYDVRANNAGQFSNGITELECMYAPEFSSHSEGVRVTIKE; encoded by the coding sequence ATGAAGCATTTTATCTTTCTCGCCGTTTTTTCTTTTTTTGGATTTCAAATGCTTACTGCTCAGGACTATACTGAGCAATGGCGAGAGCTCGAGACATTTGAAGCTGCAAACAAATTAGAAGACGCGCAGGTGATTCTGGATGACATCGCTTCTAAAGCCAAACGCAATAAAGATGAAACGCAGCTGGTCAAGGTATTTATTTTCCAGTCTAAATTCTGGTTGGTAAAAGAAGAAGACGCGCAGAAAAAAGTCATCGCAGAACTCGATCAACGCATCGCTTCCTCAAAATTCCCAGAGCGTAACATTTACTATTCTATTAAAGGTCAGCTTCTACAACAGTATCTAGATGAGAACAGATGGCGCATTAATGATAGAACCAATACAGAAGCTGGCGGAGATGATTTCATGGCTTGGGATCTTAAAACTTTTTACAGTGAAATCTCAGGTGTTTTTCAGAAGTCACTCGCAGACAGTGACAAACTTTCCAAAATCAATATCGCAGATTATGATGCGATCTTACAAATCAAACCACTAGGACGTGAATTGAGACCTAGTTTACTTGATGTGCTGGCCCATCATGCTTTAGATTTCTACAAAACGAGTGCTTACGGGATCACCATGCCACGCGATAATTTTACAGTGACTAAAGAGAATGGGTTCTTACCAACGGAAGAATTAATAAAATTAAAAAGACCAGCAAATGACACACTCTATTCCAGTTACGATGTCATCCAATTATATGCTACATTAGAGCAATTACATAAAAAGCGTAATGAGATACCAGCTTATCTAGGTGCGGTTGATGAACGACTGGAATTTGTCAAAGATCAGGTGATAAATAATGAGGATTTGCCTCAACTAGTGAGCTTATACAATAATCTGATCATTCAATATGCGGAAAATGGTGCCATAACTATGATCCAGCACAGTCTTGCAGAATATTATTTCCAGCGCTCAAATAATGCGGAAAATGACAATAAGCTTGCCCACCGTCAACAAGCTATAAGTATTGCAAAGGCGGCGATAGAAAAACATCCAGAAACTTACGGAAGCTTGCAATGCACCCGATTGTTATCTCAAATCTACCAGCCCAGTTTGAGTTCGCAATTGCAGTCTAATATTATTCCAAATAAACCTAGTCGTGGTGTGATTTCTTATCGCAATGCTACAGACGCAACGGTGTATTACATCAAAGTCGCTCAGGATTACGATCAAAAGAAGGGCCTTCGCGATTCCATTCACAACGCTACTTTTCAAAAGGCATTGAAAGCGAATTCTTTTGCTCATTTGGAAGTTGCTATGCTACCAAAAGGTGATGATACTTTTGATCATACCTATGAATATGCCATTCCAGGATTAGAGAAAGGGAAGTACCTGGTCTTGATCAAACAAAAGAATCAAGTGAAGTTGAGTTCAGGGACTTTTATGGATGTTTCAAATCTTGCATTGAGCAATCATAGCACGGCTGGTAATACGGTATTCACTGCTACTGAAAGGGATACTGGTAAGCCTATGGAAGATGTAATTGTAAACATTTTCAATGATGAAGCTAGGACTGCTAATTATAGAGGGAAAACCAATAAAGACGGTCAGGTCTCTTTTTTACTGAATAATGAGTATTACAACCGCAAGGTAGAGGCTTCTAAAAATGGCGATACCCTTTCAACACGATTTTACAACAGCTACTATCGAGACAACTCCGCAGAAACTGAGAAGCAGGTAAAGGCGTTTATCTATTTGGATCGAGCTATATATAGACCAGGACAGAAAGTGTATTTCAAGTCCATTGTGGTAGAGAATGAGAATAATAGATCTCGAGTGCTTCCTAACGAATCATTTAAAGTAGTTGTAGAAGATGTCAACGGAAAAGAAATTTTCACTCAAGAGCTAGTTACTAATGCCTATGGAAGCGTTAATGGTTCGTTCAACTTACCGTCTGAGGTACTGACAGGAGAATTTTCTATTTACTTAGAAAGCGATGAAGAAGGAAGTTATTGGGATAACGTTGATGACTATATGGACGGCGATATTTACTTTCAAGTAGAAGAATACAAACGCCCTAGATTTAAAACCGACTTCAAAGAAGTCACCGAAACTTATATTATAGGAGACAGCGTTAAAGTCACAGGTTTTGCAAAAGCATTACTAGGCAGCAACATTACAGATGCTCCTGTAGTATATACCGTGACACGTATCGCAAATGTTCCTTATTGGAAATACGGCTATATCCCAGTTGATCAACAGGTCATAGCAAACGACACCACCATCACAAAGGCAGACGGAACGTTTACGATACCATTTAAAGCATTGCCCGACTCTACACTCGTGGCTAAGGATATTGAATCCAACTACAACTACCGCATCGAGGCCAGCGTTACAGATATCAACGGAGAAACCAGAACGGCAGAAACTACAGTACGTGTGGGCTATAAACCTATAGAAGTTCAAATATCACGCAACGGGATGCTTACCGTGAAGAATAACGAGGTCCAAGTGATCGCCCGCAATCTGAATGGCAAACCAGTAAATGCCACCATCGAATTACAAATAAGAAGCAATATCAATAGCGATCATGTCATCGTAGAAAGCGGCCTAGAAGAGGCAGAATTCCATGAGCTTAATTTACAAGAGTACCGCAACCAATTCCCGGTGGCAGAATTGCGCAAAGAAGAAAAAACAGAAGATTGGAAAAACACGCCCATCATCTTTAAAACCACCATTACTACAGATTCATTGACCACCATTAAAATTCCAATTACCCAGCAATGGAAAAATGGGAATTACATCATTTATGCAAAAGCTGTGGAAGCAGGCAAGAATTTAAATCTAGATAACGAGAAGGGATTTGTAGAAGAAAAACAAGAAGCCCAAATCTGGGCAAACAAAGACCTGCCAGCAACACCTTCCATCATCAGTCATGATGTGAGCGTTGATGGAGACCAGGCAATCGTAAACTTTTACACCAGTACAGATGGAGTTTACATCTACCTGACCACTTACGATAGCAAACGGATATTAGAATCTAAATGGATCTATCTACCTAACGGTAAAACCACCATGAAATTTGCCATGGGTAAAGCGCTAGGTAAAGCATTAAAGTTTCAATATCACACCTACAAATACAATGATTTTAGATCTGGAAGTTTTGAGGCCACAAAACCAGTGAAACCCACGCAGCAGTTTGCAATCACGACGCAGGCTTTCCGCAATAAACTGTACCCTGGAGAAAATGAAGAGTGGTCATTTACTATAAAAGATCAGGACAGCACCGGCATGCAAGCAGAAGTTCTTGCCAGCATGTACGACAAGAGTCTGGACGAGTTTGCGAGCAGTTCATGGAGCGGTTTTAGTTTTTACAACCGCAACTATGACTTCTATCCATCCACGGCAAACGAATTGGCTGGAGCAACCACGGTTTATGTTTCTGCTGGATTGCCTTATGTTTCTGCGCCTTCTTTCTCGTTAGATAAAGAGCAGTTGAACTTATACGGCTTGACCTTCAAGAATTTTGAATATCGTTATAGAGATTATAAAAGAACGCTCTGGCGAAAGCTGACTCCAGTTGGACCTATTGCAGGTAAGATAGTTGGTAAGGTCACAGATGCATCCGGCTCACCTATTCTAGGGGCTTTAATTCTAATTAAAGGTACCAATATAGCAACTACAACTGATTTTGACGGAAATTATGTGATTGACGCCGAGCAAGGAGACTCTTTGGTAATCTCTTTCAGTGGTTATGACCCAGCAAGTATATTGGTTAAAGGAGCTGTTGAAAATATCTCACTTGAAACATCTTTAGATGCAGTTGTAGTTCAGGCATATAGAACTACAGCAAAGATTTCTTCACCAGCAGTTGAAGATCGTCCCAATGCTTCTGTTACCCAAAGGTTAGAAGGTCAAGTTGCAGGATTAAATGTTATCAGTGGTCAACCTGGCGCAAACACCTTGATTCAATTGCGAGGTGCTTCTTCTGTAAACGGAGATTCCGAGCCATTGATTATTGTAGACGGAGTTCCAATGACTGAAGCAGAATTTCGTGCAATTGACCCAAATAATGTTCAAGAAGTTGCCGTCCTTAAAGATGCAAATGCCACCTCCATTTATGGCAACCGTGGCGCCAACGGTGTGATTATTATCAGTACTAAAAAAGGGGTTTCCACGGCAGACATTGTGAATGAATACCTCGCACTTCAAAACGTACAGGTGCGCAAGAACCTCGATGAAACCGCTTTCTTCCTACCAGAACTCTATACAGACGAAAAAGGAAACTTAAAATTCAGTTTTACCTCGCCTGAGGCGTTGACGCAATGGAAGTTTAGATTGTTTGCGCACAACAAGCAGGCGCAAACGGCACAGTTTGAAGGAATGGTGCAAACGCAAAAGGAGCTGAGTCTCGTACCGAATCCGCCGCGATTCTTGAGGGAAACAGATACGATTAGATTCTCTACCAAAGTGGCAAACCTTTCCGGTAAACCTATGAGCGGTAAGGCGACACTAAAATTATTTGATGCATTGACCATGCAACCTATTGATCAGGAATTAGGGAATGCGCAAAACATTCAATCTTTTGAGGCAGCAACTGGAGGAAATGCATCAGTAAACTGGACTTTCCATATTCCTAAAGGAACTCAGGCGGTAACGTACCGTGTTCTCGCTACATCAGGAAACTTCTCTGACGGTGAGGAAAATACGCTGCCAGTATTGACTAACAGGATGCTGGTGACTGAAAGCCGTGCGCTTTGGGTACGTGCCGGTGAAACGGAAAGCGTAACCCTAGACAAGTTGGCCAATAGTCCGTCCAGCACGAGAACCAATCACCAATTGACTTTTGAATACACCTCAAACCCGTCGTGGTATGCAATCCAGTCGTTGCCCTATTTGATGGAGTTTGAACACGAGTGCAGCGAGCAAACTTTTTCCAGATACTATTCGAATGCTGTTGCTGCCCACATTTTGAACAGCAATCCTAAAGTGAAAGAAGTCTTTGAAAGCTGGGCGGCAAACGATGTGCCCGCCAGCAACCTTGAGAAAAACGAAGAATTAAAAAGTGTCATTCTTGCTCACACACCATGGTTGCGCGATGCACAATCAGAAGCCGAAAAGCAAAAGCGTCTCGCTACCTTATTTGATCTCGCCAGAACCGCTCGCGAGAAAAAGAAAACCCTAGCAAAACTGGAAGCGCAACAAATGGGCGATGGTGGATTCCCATGGTTTGCTGGTGGCCGTTTCAGTGAGTACATCACAAGACATATCGCAGCTGGAATAGGGCATTTAAATAAGCTGGAAATCAATGATGGTGACCGTCCACAGACAGATCGTATTTATGAAAATGCTATAAAAGCCTTGGATCGCTCCTGGGAAAAGAGCTTCAACGAGTATTTGAAAACGAATAAAACGCTTGATAAATACATTTTTGGCGTGGATTACTGGCATTATCAATATGCCCGTAGTTTCATGAAGGATCAAAATCTTACTGGAGTATTGAAGACTGGTCGTGAGTTCGCTTTCGCGAAAGCGGAAACCAATTTCTCTTCACAATCCATTTACCAGCAATTATTGATGTCTATAAGTCTAGAGCGCGCCGGCAATGGGATCCTTGCCGAAAAAATTGTGGAAGGTCTAAGACAAACTGCTGTAAACAGCCATGAAAACGGAATGTACTGGAAAGAAAACGTGACGGGTTACAACTGGTATTCCAGTAATATTGAGACGCAAGCACTGGCGATAGAGACCTTTAGCGAGGTAGGAAACAATGATAAAAACGTGGAGGAATTGAAAGTCTGGTTGTTGCAAAACAAACGCACCAACCGCTGGAAATCCACAAAAGCCACTGCAGATGCGACTTATGCATTATTGCTGCAAGGCAACCAATTGCTGGACGTACAGGAAAGCAATGTCATAAAATGGGGTGACAAAGCGATCCCAGAATCGCTGATGGCAGATGTGAAGAAAGAAGCTGGAACCGGATATTTCAAAGTGTCGCTCAAGGAAGAAGAAGTGAAGCCAGTCTACGCTAAGGTTGAAGTGAAAAACGAAAGCGAAGTCACAGGATATGGCGGTTTGTACTGGCAATATTTTGAGGACCTGGATAAGATCACCGTGGACGATGACCTGCCTATGTCCATCAAGAAGCGACTATTCAAAAAGGTAAATACAGATTCTGGAAAGAGATTGGTAGAGATTACCGCTGATGATGCTTTGGAAATAGGTGATTTGGTTACTGTCCGCATGGAAATACGATCTACCAAAGACCTGGACTTTGTTCATTTAAAAGATATGCGCGCCAGTGGTTTTGAACCTGTAGATGTTATTTCTAAATACAAATATCAAGATGGTTTGGGCTATTATCAAAGCACCAAGGATGTGGCAACGCACTTCTTCTTTGACCAATTAAAACCTGGAACCTACGTTTTTGAATACGACGTGAGAGCAAACAACGCTGGCCAATTCTCCAATGGGATCACAGAATTGGAATGCATGTACGCTCCTGAATTCTCTAGCCATAGTGAAGGAGTCAGAGTCACGATTAAGGAGTAA